The Cloeon dipterum chromosome X, ieCloDipt1.1, whole genome shotgun sequence genome includes a window with the following:
- the Cep97 gene encoding centrosomal protein of 97 kDa isoform X3 produces MDSEGNDFVDNYGELNLSNQNLKKISKDLFKNPDIASLILDGNSFQRLENLDHLTQLICLSAVSNKLVRMYGVSRLTNLTRLNLSKNGIVTIEGLRNLNNLHWLSLAHNNIKQLEGLNTNTALEFVDVSDNSIKGVSDLSPLKNLQVLKMHDNQLTTLKFGSCHLPSSLKVLTLANNLIDDLNEISYLSNLSSLESITIANNPCVSMTGKSVGYDFRPFLINWCMSLRTIDDYMVGAKESLKAEWLYSQGKGRQFHVGEQALLVEYLSTVCPLSDEKLSTQDEQKLMLILSKAQQHQRQLWEETSGTVAPARVSSPVRKPKSASTSPSLSQHSRLRNTSPRQRSPASWERHNFSGTNSPLMSSSYTVELPVTLYAPTNDIMTASADAAVLSGSSREGLMSRSLDPNMFGENADVVRPNQLCEPNSPLKAASKLVPVPETIMSPDYRPATARHLPGSPLHQKPKVNGAKLNELKTSSSTKSVPATLNSSNHSNAASRISRPVVNNKAKPSDPRLLNRKSNSYTNKGDAPRTNTAPNKFAQKSKREQQRMDSSDEDSEMSISKLETIQNLVTARKSKEQIKSVPSQAEPAVNLKRAQAAVTIQKLWRGYRARNLCPKVVAVKKEIQASRQDDHVRMLSKELNSAKAALQVERRLRLLQMEAIKSLWKEVQGLQSPRTPQTPMRNFSVRASSESSAVADLTKTCAQLQEQVQQLQSSLESVVNCITTLSVANAAGFVNMEDSIQLMQTQILHSQPSVTQEPETSQSPMPAIPVQVIKSASPEPLEVEEEEGERKTSPKPDQNHLDIRHKKSKPRPSYLPIFNSTAGPTEPLAVEPVKQFAGSFVESLINTAVLKAKLSMNQRLVASSKQE; encoded by the exons ATGGATAGTG AAGGCAACGACTTCGTCGACAACTATGGAGAGCTGAATCTGAGCAATCAAAacttaaagaaaatttccaaagaTCTGTTTAAAAATCCTGATATTGCCAGTTTGATACTGGATGGAAACAGTTTCCAGCGTCTTGAGAATCTTGATCACCTTACGCAGCTAATTTGC ctgtcTGCTGTCAGTAATAAACTTGTTCGGATGTATGGAGTTTCCCGACTAACCAATCTAACGCGACTTAATCTGTCTAAAAATGGGATCGTCACAATTGAAGggttgagaaatttaaacaacctACATTGGCTTTCTCTGGCCCACAATAACATCAAG CAACTGGAGGGACTGAACACAAACACTGCCTTGGAGTTTGTAGATGTGTCAGATAACTCGATAAAAGGCGTCTCAGATCTCAGCCCATTGAAAAATCTGCAG GTGTTGAAAATGCATGATAACCAGCTGACCACCCTGAAATTCGGTTCGTGCCACCTGCCAAGCTCTCTGAAGGTGCTAACCCTTGCTAACAACCTGATTGACGATCTCAACGAAATTTCATACCTCAGCAACCTGTCCAGCTTGGAATCGATAACAATTGCTAATAATCCGTGCGTCTCAATGACAGGAAAATCTGT TGGGTACGACTTCAGACCTTTCCTTATCAATTGGTGCATGTCCCTTCGCACTATTGACGACTATATGGTCGGAGCGAAAGAAAG TTTGAAGGCAGAGTGGCTCTACTCGCAAGGCAAGGGCCGACAGTTCCACGTCGGCGAGCAGGCTTTGCTTGTTGAATACCTCTCTACTGTTTGTCCCTTGTCCGACGAGAAGCTGAGCACTCAGGACGAGCAGAAACTGATGCTGATCCTGAGCAAGGCTCAACAACACCAACGACAGCTTTGGGAAGAGACCTCAGGCACGGTCGCTCCAGCCAGGGTCAGCTCGCCGGTCCGGAAGCCCAAGTCGGCCTCTACTAGTCCCTCTCTCTCCCAGCACAGCCGCCTAAGAAACACAAGCCCAAGACAACGAAGCCCAG CTTCCTGGGAGAGGCACAACTTTAGCGGAACAAATTCACCCTTGATGAGCTCTTCCTACACTGTCGAATTGCCCGTCACACTGTACGCCCCCACCAACGACATAATGACGGCAAGCGCAGATGCTGCTGTGCTT AGCGGAAGCAGTAGAGAAGGGCTCATGTCACGAAGCTTGGACCCAAATATGTTTGGAGAAAACGCAGACGTAGTGCGACCAAACCAGCTCTGCGAGCCCAACAGTCCTCTTAAGGCAGCGTCAAAATTAGTACCTGTTCCGGAAACCATTATGAGTCCTGACTACag GCCTGCCACTGCCCGCCACTTGCCAGGAAGCCCTCTTCATCAAAAACCCAAAGTGAATGGGGCCAAACTGAATGAACTGAAGACTTCCAGCAGCACCAAATCCGTGCCTGCGACTTTGAACTCGTCAAATCACTCAAACGCAGCCTCCAGAATAAGCAGGCCTGTAGTCAATAATAAAGCAAAGCCAAGCGACCCGAGGCTGTTAAACAG GAAAAGCAACAGCTACACAAACAAAGGTGATGCGCCCCGGACTAATACCGCGCCGAATAAGTTTGCCCAGAAATCGAAGCGGGAGCAGCAGAGGATGGACAGCAGCGACGAAGACTCAGAAATGTCCATCTCCAAACTTGAAACCATACAGAATCTCGTTACCGCGAGGAAAAGcaaagagcaaataaaatctgtCCCCAGCCAAG CAGAGCCAGCGGTAAATCTGAAACGGGCTCAAGCCGCTGTGACCATACAGAAGCTTTGGCGCGGTTATCGGGCACGAAATTTGTGTCCCAAAGTGGTGGCGGTCAAAAAGGAAATCCAGGCCAGCCGGCAAGACGACCACGTGCGAATGCTGTCGAAAGAGTTGAACAGCGCTAAGGCGGCTCTACAAGTCGAGCGACGCCTCCGTTTGCTCCAAATGGAAGCAATCAAGTCCCTTTGGAAAGAA GTGCAAGGTTTGCAGTCGCCGCGGACGCCGCAGACTCCAATGCGCAACTTCAGCGTCCGTGCAAGCAGCGAATCTAGCGCCGTCGCTGATCTCACCAAGACCTGCGCCCAACTGCAAGAGCAG GTCCAGCAGCTTCAGTCTTCGCTTGAAAGCGTCGTAAATTGCATCACCACGCTTAGTGTGGCCAATGCCGCTGGCTTTGTCAATATGGAGGACAGCATTCAATTAATGCAGACTCAAATTTTGCATTCACAGCCATCAGTCACGCAAGAACCAGAGACCTCGCAATCACcaatg cCTGCCATACCTGTTCAAGTGATAAAGTCTGCATCACCAGAGCCTTTGGAGGTGGAGGAAGAGGAGGGTGAGAGAAAGACGTCTCCCAAGCCGGACCAAAACCATTTGGACATCCGACACAAGAAAAGCAAGCCGCGGCCATCATACTTGCCCATCTTTAACTCGACGGCCGGTCCAACGGAACCGTTGGCGGTGGAGCCGGTGAAGCAATTTGCCGGCTCCTTCGTCGAGTCGCTCATCAACACAGCGGTTCTCAAAGCGAAGTTGTCCATGAACCAGCGCCTAGTTGCTTCTTCAAAACAAGAATGA
- the Cep97 gene encoding centrosomal protein of 97 kDa isoform X4, with protein MDSEGNDFVDNYGELNLSNQNLKKISKDLFKNPDIASLILDGNSFQRLENLDHLTQLICLSAVSNKLVRMYGVSRLTNLTRLNLSKNGIVTIEGLRNLNNLHWLSLAHNNIKQLEGLNTNTALEFVDVSDNSIKGVSDLSPLKNLQVLKMHDNQLTTLKFGSCHLPSSLKVLTLANNLIDDLNEISYLSNLSSLESITIANNPCVSMTGKSVGYDFRPFLINWCMSLRTIDDYMVGAKESLKAEWLYSQGKGRQFHVGEQALLVEYLSTVCPLSDEKLSTQDEQKLMLILSKAQQHQRQLWEETSGTVAPARVSSPVRKPKSASTSPSLSQHSRLRNTSPRQRSPASWERHNFSGTNSPLMSSSYTVELPVTLYAPTNDIMTASADAAVLSGSSREGLMSRSLDPNMFGENADVVRPNQLCEPNSPLKAASKLVPVPETIMSPDYRPATARHLPGSPLHQKPKVNGAKLNELKTSSSTKSVPATLNSSNHSNAASRISRPVVNNKAKPSDPRLLNRKSNSYTNKGDAPRTNTAPNKFAQKSKREQQRMDSSDEDSEMSISKLETIQNLVTARKSKEQIKSVPSQEPAVNLKRAQAAVTIQKLWRGYRARNLCPKVVAVKKEIQASRQDDHVRMLSKELNSAKAALQVERRLRLLQMEAIKSLWKEVQGLQSPRTPQTPMRNFSVRASSESSAVADLTKTCAQLQEQVQQLQSSLESVVNCITTLSVANAAGFVNMEDSIQLMQTQILHSQPSVTQEPETSQSPMPAIPVQVIKSASPEPLEVEEEEGERKTSPKPDQNHLDIRHKKSKPRPSYLPIFNSTAGPTEPLAVEPVKQFAGSFVESLINTAVLKAKLSMNQRLVASSKQE; from the exons ATGGATAGTG AAGGCAACGACTTCGTCGACAACTATGGAGAGCTGAATCTGAGCAATCAAAacttaaagaaaatttccaaagaTCTGTTTAAAAATCCTGATATTGCCAGTTTGATACTGGATGGAAACAGTTTCCAGCGTCTTGAGAATCTTGATCACCTTACGCAGCTAATTTGC ctgtcTGCTGTCAGTAATAAACTTGTTCGGATGTATGGAGTTTCCCGACTAACCAATCTAACGCGACTTAATCTGTCTAAAAATGGGATCGTCACAATTGAAGggttgagaaatttaaacaacctACATTGGCTTTCTCTGGCCCACAATAACATCAAG CAACTGGAGGGACTGAACACAAACACTGCCTTGGAGTTTGTAGATGTGTCAGATAACTCGATAAAAGGCGTCTCAGATCTCAGCCCATTGAAAAATCTGCAG GTGTTGAAAATGCATGATAACCAGCTGACCACCCTGAAATTCGGTTCGTGCCACCTGCCAAGCTCTCTGAAGGTGCTAACCCTTGCTAACAACCTGATTGACGATCTCAACGAAATTTCATACCTCAGCAACCTGTCCAGCTTGGAATCGATAACAATTGCTAATAATCCGTGCGTCTCAATGACAGGAAAATCTGT TGGGTACGACTTCAGACCTTTCCTTATCAATTGGTGCATGTCCCTTCGCACTATTGACGACTATATGGTCGGAGCGAAAGAAAG TTTGAAGGCAGAGTGGCTCTACTCGCAAGGCAAGGGCCGACAGTTCCACGTCGGCGAGCAGGCTTTGCTTGTTGAATACCTCTCTACTGTTTGTCCCTTGTCCGACGAGAAGCTGAGCACTCAGGACGAGCAGAAACTGATGCTGATCCTGAGCAAGGCTCAACAACACCAACGACAGCTTTGGGAAGAGACCTCAGGCACGGTCGCTCCAGCCAGGGTCAGCTCGCCGGTCCGGAAGCCCAAGTCGGCCTCTACTAGTCCCTCTCTCTCCCAGCACAGCCGCCTAAGAAACACAAGCCCAAGACAACGAAGCCCAG CTTCCTGGGAGAGGCACAACTTTAGCGGAACAAATTCACCCTTGATGAGCTCTTCCTACACTGTCGAATTGCCCGTCACACTGTACGCCCCCACCAACGACATAATGACGGCAAGCGCAGATGCTGCTGTGCTT AGCGGAAGCAGTAGAGAAGGGCTCATGTCACGAAGCTTGGACCCAAATATGTTTGGAGAAAACGCAGACGTAGTGCGACCAAACCAGCTCTGCGAGCCCAACAGTCCTCTTAAGGCAGCGTCAAAATTAGTACCTGTTCCGGAAACCATTATGAGTCCTGACTACag GCCTGCCACTGCCCGCCACTTGCCAGGAAGCCCTCTTCATCAAAAACCCAAAGTGAATGGGGCCAAACTGAATGAACTGAAGACTTCCAGCAGCACCAAATCCGTGCCTGCGACTTTGAACTCGTCAAATCACTCAAACGCAGCCTCCAGAATAAGCAGGCCTGTAGTCAATAATAAAGCAAAGCCAAGCGACCCGAGGCTGTTAAACAG GAAAAGCAACAGCTACACAAACAAAGGTGATGCGCCCCGGACTAATACCGCGCCGAATAAGTTTGCCCAGAAATCGAAGCGGGAGCAGCAGAGGATGGACAGCAGCGACGAAGACTCAGAAATGTCCATCTCCAAACTTGAAACCATACAGAATCTCGTTACCGCGAGGAAAAGcaaagagcaaataaaatctgtCCCCAGCCAAG AGCCAGCGGTAAATCTGAAACGGGCTCAAGCCGCTGTGACCATACAGAAGCTTTGGCGCGGTTATCGGGCACGAAATTTGTGTCCCAAAGTGGTGGCGGTCAAAAAGGAAATCCAGGCCAGCCGGCAAGACGACCACGTGCGAATGCTGTCGAAAGAGTTGAACAGCGCTAAGGCGGCTCTACAAGTCGAGCGACGCCTCCGTTTGCTCCAAATGGAAGCAATCAAGTCCCTTTGGAAAGAA GTGCAAGGTTTGCAGTCGCCGCGGACGCCGCAGACTCCAATGCGCAACTTCAGCGTCCGTGCAAGCAGCGAATCTAGCGCCGTCGCTGATCTCACCAAGACCTGCGCCCAACTGCAAGAGCAG GTCCAGCAGCTTCAGTCTTCGCTTGAAAGCGTCGTAAATTGCATCACCACGCTTAGTGTGGCCAATGCCGCTGGCTTTGTCAATATGGAGGACAGCATTCAATTAATGCAGACTCAAATTTTGCATTCACAGCCATCAGTCACGCAAGAACCAGAGACCTCGCAATCACcaatg cCTGCCATACCTGTTCAAGTGATAAAGTCTGCATCACCAGAGCCTTTGGAGGTGGAGGAAGAGGAGGGTGAGAGAAAGACGTCTCCCAAGCCGGACCAAAACCATTTGGACATCCGACACAAGAAAAGCAAGCCGCGGCCATCATACTTGCCCATCTTTAACTCGACGGCCGGTCCAACGGAACCGTTGGCGGTGGAGCCGGTGAAGCAATTTGCCGGCTCCTTCGTCGAGTCGCTCATCAACACAGCGGTTCTCAAAGCGAAGTTGTCCATGAACCAGCGCCTAGTTGCTTCTTCAAAACAAGAATGA
- the Cep97 gene encoding centrosomal protein of 97 kDa isoform X2: MDSEGNDFVDNYGELNLSNQNLKKISKDLFKNPDIASLILDGNSFQRLENLDHLTQLICLSAVSNKLVRMYGVSRLTNLTRLNLSKNGIVTIEGLRNLNNLHWLSLAHNNIKQLEGLNTNTALEFVDVSDNSIKGVSDLSPLKNLQVLKMHDNQLTTLKFGSCHLPSSLKVLTLANNLIDDLNEISYLSNLSSLESITIANNPCVSMTGKSVGYDFRPFLINWCMSLRTIDDYMVGAKESLKAEWLYSQGKGRQFHVGEQALLVEYLSTVCPLSDEKLSTQDEQKLMLILSKAQQHQRQLWEETSGTVAPARVSSPVRKPKSASTSPSLSQHSRLRNTSPRQRSPASWERHNFSGTNSPLMSSSYTVELPVTLYAPTNDIMTASADAAVLSGSSREGLMSRSLDPNMFGENADVVRPNQLCEPNSPLKAASKLVPVPETIMSPDYRPATARHLPGSPLHQKPKVNGAKLNELKTSSSTKSVPATLNSSNHSNAASRISRPVVNNKAKPSDPRLLNSRKSNSYTNKGDAPRTNTAPNKFAQKSKREQQRMDSSDEDSEMSISKLETIQNLVTARKSKEQIKSVPSQEPAVNLKRAQAAVTIQKLWRGYRARNLCPKVVAVKKEIQASRQDDHVRMLSKELNSAKAALQVERRLRLLQMEAIKSLWKEVQGLQSPRTPQTPMRNFSVRASSESSAVADLTKTCAQLQEQVQQLQSSLESVVNCITTLSVANAAGFVNMEDSIQLMQTQILHSQPSVTQEPETSQSPMPAIPVQVIKSASPEPLEVEEEEGERKTSPKPDQNHLDIRHKKSKPRPSYLPIFNSTAGPTEPLAVEPVKQFAGSFVESLINTAVLKAKLSMNQRLVASSKQE; the protein is encoded by the exons ATGGATAGTG AAGGCAACGACTTCGTCGACAACTATGGAGAGCTGAATCTGAGCAATCAAAacttaaagaaaatttccaaagaTCTGTTTAAAAATCCTGATATTGCCAGTTTGATACTGGATGGAAACAGTTTCCAGCGTCTTGAGAATCTTGATCACCTTACGCAGCTAATTTGC ctgtcTGCTGTCAGTAATAAACTTGTTCGGATGTATGGAGTTTCCCGACTAACCAATCTAACGCGACTTAATCTGTCTAAAAATGGGATCGTCACAATTGAAGggttgagaaatttaaacaacctACATTGGCTTTCTCTGGCCCACAATAACATCAAG CAACTGGAGGGACTGAACACAAACACTGCCTTGGAGTTTGTAGATGTGTCAGATAACTCGATAAAAGGCGTCTCAGATCTCAGCCCATTGAAAAATCTGCAG GTGTTGAAAATGCATGATAACCAGCTGACCACCCTGAAATTCGGTTCGTGCCACCTGCCAAGCTCTCTGAAGGTGCTAACCCTTGCTAACAACCTGATTGACGATCTCAACGAAATTTCATACCTCAGCAACCTGTCCAGCTTGGAATCGATAACAATTGCTAATAATCCGTGCGTCTCAATGACAGGAAAATCTGT TGGGTACGACTTCAGACCTTTCCTTATCAATTGGTGCATGTCCCTTCGCACTATTGACGACTATATGGTCGGAGCGAAAGAAAG TTTGAAGGCAGAGTGGCTCTACTCGCAAGGCAAGGGCCGACAGTTCCACGTCGGCGAGCAGGCTTTGCTTGTTGAATACCTCTCTACTGTTTGTCCCTTGTCCGACGAGAAGCTGAGCACTCAGGACGAGCAGAAACTGATGCTGATCCTGAGCAAGGCTCAACAACACCAACGACAGCTTTGGGAAGAGACCTCAGGCACGGTCGCTCCAGCCAGGGTCAGCTCGCCGGTCCGGAAGCCCAAGTCGGCCTCTACTAGTCCCTCTCTCTCCCAGCACAGCCGCCTAAGAAACACAAGCCCAAGACAACGAAGCCCAG CTTCCTGGGAGAGGCACAACTTTAGCGGAACAAATTCACCCTTGATGAGCTCTTCCTACACTGTCGAATTGCCCGTCACACTGTACGCCCCCACCAACGACATAATGACGGCAAGCGCAGATGCTGCTGTGCTT AGCGGAAGCAGTAGAGAAGGGCTCATGTCACGAAGCTTGGACCCAAATATGTTTGGAGAAAACGCAGACGTAGTGCGACCAAACCAGCTCTGCGAGCCCAACAGTCCTCTTAAGGCAGCGTCAAAATTAGTACCTGTTCCGGAAACCATTATGAGTCCTGACTACag GCCTGCCACTGCCCGCCACTTGCCAGGAAGCCCTCTTCATCAAAAACCCAAAGTGAATGGGGCCAAACTGAATGAACTGAAGACTTCCAGCAGCACCAAATCCGTGCCTGCGACTTTGAACTCGTCAAATCACTCAAACGCAGCCTCCAGAATAAGCAGGCCTGTAGTCAATAATAAAGCAAAGCCAAGCGACCCGAGGCTGTTAAACAG CAGGAAAAGCAACAGCTACACAAACAAAGGTGATGCGCCCCGGACTAATACCGCGCCGAATAAGTTTGCCCAGAAATCGAAGCGGGAGCAGCAGAGGATGGACAGCAGCGACGAAGACTCAGAAATGTCCATCTCCAAACTTGAAACCATACAGAATCTCGTTACCGCGAGGAAAAGcaaagagcaaataaaatctgtCCCCAGCCAAG AGCCAGCGGTAAATCTGAAACGGGCTCAAGCCGCTGTGACCATACAGAAGCTTTGGCGCGGTTATCGGGCACGAAATTTGTGTCCCAAAGTGGTGGCGGTCAAAAAGGAAATCCAGGCCAGCCGGCAAGACGACCACGTGCGAATGCTGTCGAAAGAGTTGAACAGCGCTAAGGCGGCTCTACAAGTCGAGCGACGCCTCCGTTTGCTCCAAATGGAAGCAATCAAGTCCCTTTGGAAAGAA GTGCAAGGTTTGCAGTCGCCGCGGACGCCGCAGACTCCAATGCGCAACTTCAGCGTCCGTGCAAGCAGCGAATCTAGCGCCGTCGCTGATCTCACCAAGACCTGCGCCCAACTGCAAGAGCAG GTCCAGCAGCTTCAGTCTTCGCTTGAAAGCGTCGTAAATTGCATCACCACGCTTAGTGTGGCCAATGCCGCTGGCTTTGTCAATATGGAGGACAGCATTCAATTAATGCAGACTCAAATTTTGCATTCACAGCCATCAGTCACGCAAGAACCAGAGACCTCGCAATCACcaatg cCTGCCATACCTGTTCAAGTGATAAAGTCTGCATCACCAGAGCCTTTGGAGGTGGAGGAAGAGGAGGGTGAGAGAAAGACGTCTCCCAAGCCGGACCAAAACCATTTGGACATCCGACACAAGAAAAGCAAGCCGCGGCCATCATACTTGCCCATCTTTAACTCGACGGCCGGTCCAACGGAACCGTTGGCGGTGGAGCCGGTGAAGCAATTTGCCGGCTCCTTCGTCGAGTCGCTCATCAACACAGCGGTTCTCAAAGCGAAGTTGTCCATGAACCAGCGCCTAGTTGCTTCTTCAAAACAAGAATGA
- the Cep97 gene encoding centrosomal protein of 97 kDa isoform X1: protein MDSEGNDFVDNYGELNLSNQNLKKISKDLFKNPDIASLILDGNSFQRLENLDHLTQLICLSAVSNKLVRMYGVSRLTNLTRLNLSKNGIVTIEGLRNLNNLHWLSLAHNNIKQLEGLNTNTALEFVDVSDNSIKGVSDLSPLKNLQVLKMHDNQLTTLKFGSCHLPSSLKVLTLANNLIDDLNEISYLSNLSSLESITIANNPCVSMTGKSVGYDFRPFLINWCMSLRTIDDYMVGAKESLKAEWLYSQGKGRQFHVGEQALLVEYLSTVCPLSDEKLSTQDEQKLMLILSKAQQHQRQLWEETSGTVAPARVSSPVRKPKSASTSPSLSQHSRLRNTSPRQRSPASWERHNFSGTNSPLMSSSYTVELPVTLYAPTNDIMTASADAAVLSGSSREGLMSRSLDPNMFGENADVVRPNQLCEPNSPLKAASKLVPVPETIMSPDYRPATARHLPGSPLHQKPKVNGAKLNELKTSSSTKSVPATLNSSNHSNAASRISRPVVNNKAKPSDPRLLNSRKSNSYTNKGDAPRTNTAPNKFAQKSKREQQRMDSSDEDSEMSISKLETIQNLVTARKSKEQIKSVPSQAEPAVNLKRAQAAVTIQKLWRGYRARNLCPKVVAVKKEIQASRQDDHVRMLSKELNSAKAALQVERRLRLLQMEAIKSLWKEVQGLQSPRTPQTPMRNFSVRASSESSAVADLTKTCAQLQEQVQQLQSSLESVVNCITTLSVANAAGFVNMEDSIQLMQTQILHSQPSVTQEPETSQSPMPAIPVQVIKSASPEPLEVEEEEGERKTSPKPDQNHLDIRHKKSKPRPSYLPIFNSTAGPTEPLAVEPVKQFAGSFVESLINTAVLKAKLSMNQRLVASSKQE, encoded by the exons ATGGATAGTG AAGGCAACGACTTCGTCGACAACTATGGAGAGCTGAATCTGAGCAATCAAAacttaaagaaaatttccaaagaTCTGTTTAAAAATCCTGATATTGCCAGTTTGATACTGGATGGAAACAGTTTCCAGCGTCTTGAGAATCTTGATCACCTTACGCAGCTAATTTGC ctgtcTGCTGTCAGTAATAAACTTGTTCGGATGTATGGAGTTTCCCGACTAACCAATCTAACGCGACTTAATCTGTCTAAAAATGGGATCGTCACAATTGAAGggttgagaaatttaaacaacctACATTGGCTTTCTCTGGCCCACAATAACATCAAG CAACTGGAGGGACTGAACACAAACACTGCCTTGGAGTTTGTAGATGTGTCAGATAACTCGATAAAAGGCGTCTCAGATCTCAGCCCATTGAAAAATCTGCAG GTGTTGAAAATGCATGATAACCAGCTGACCACCCTGAAATTCGGTTCGTGCCACCTGCCAAGCTCTCTGAAGGTGCTAACCCTTGCTAACAACCTGATTGACGATCTCAACGAAATTTCATACCTCAGCAACCTGTCCAGCTTGGAATCGATAACAATTGCTAATAATCCGTGCGTCTCAATGACAGGAAAATCTGT TGGGTACGACTTCAGACCTTTCCTTATCAATTGGTGCATGTCCCTTCGCACTATTGACGACTATATGGTCGGAGCGAAAGAAAG TTTGAAGGCAGAGTGGCTCTACTCGCAAGGCAAGGGCCGACAGTTCCACGTCGGCGAGCAGGCTTTGCTTGTTGAATACCTCTCTACTGTTTGTCCCTTGTCCGACGAGAAGCTGAGCACTCAGGACGAGCAGAAACTGATGCTGATCCTGAGCAAGGCTCAACAACACCAACGACAGCTTTGGGAAGAGACCTCAGGCACGGTCGCTCCAGCCAGGGTCAGCTCGCCGGTCCGGAAGCCCAAGTCGGCCTCTACTAGTCCCTCTCTCTCCCAGCACAGCCGCCTAAGAAACACAAGCCCAAGACAACGAAGCCCAG CTTCCTGGGAGAGGCACAACTTTAGCGGAACAAATTCACCCTTGATGAGCTCTTCCTACACTGTCGAATTGCCCGTCACACTGTACGCCCCCACCAACGACATAATGACGGCAAGCGCAGATGCTGCTGTGCTT AGCGGAAGCAGTAGAGAAGGGCTCATGTCACGAAGCTTGGACCCAAATATGTTTGGAGAAAACGCAGACGTAGTGCGACCAAACCAGCTCTGCGAGCCCAACAGTCCTCTTAAGGCAGCGTCAAAATTAGTACCTGTTCCGGAAACCATTATGAGTCCTGACTACag GCCTGCCACTGCCCGCCACTTGCCAGGAAGCCCTCTTCATCAAAAACCCAAAGTGAATGGGGCCAAACTGAATGAACTGAAGACTTCCAGCAGCACCAAATCCGTGCCTGCGACTTTGAACTCGTCAAATCACTCAAACGCAGCCTCCAGAATAAGCAGGCCTGTAGTCAATAATAAAGCAAAGCCAAGCGACCCGAGGCTGTTAAACAG CAGGAAAAGCAACAGCTACACAAACAAAGGTGATGCGCCCCGGACTAATACCGCGCCGAATAAGTTTGCCCAGAAATCGAAGCGGGAGCAGCAGAGGATGGACAGCAGCGACGAAGACTCAGAAATGTCCATCTCCAAACTTGAAACCATACAGAATCTCGTTACCGCGAGGAAAAGcaaagagcaaataaaatctgtCCCCAGCCAAG CAGAGCCAGCGGTAAATCTGAAACGGGCTCAAGCCGCTGTGACCATACAGAAGCTTTGGCGCGGTTATCGGGCACGAAATTTGTGTCCCAAAGTGGTGGCGGTCAAAAAGGAAATCCAGGCCAGCCGGCAAGACGACCACGTGCGAATGCTGTCGAAAGAGTTGAACAGCGCTAAGGCGGCTCTACAAGTCGAGCGACGCCTCCGTTTGCTCCAAATGGAAGCAATCAAGTCCCTTTGGAAAGAA GTGCAAGGTTTGCAGTCGCCGCGGACGCCGCAGACTCCAATGCGCAACTTCAGCGTCCGTGCAAGCAGCGAATCTAGCGCCGTCGCTGATCTCACCAAGACCTGCGCCCAACTGCAAGAGCAG GTCCAGCAGCTTCAGTCTTCGCTTGAAAGCGTCGTAAATTGCATCACCACGCTTAGTGTGGCCAATGCCGCTGGCTTTGTCAATATGGAGGACAGCATTCAATTAATGCAGACTCAAATTTTGCATTCACAGCCATCAGTCACGCAAGAACCAGAGACCTCGCAATCACcaatg cCTGCCATACCTGTTCAAGTGATAAAGTCTGCATCACCAGAGCCTTTGGAGGTGGAGGAAGAGGAGGGTGAGAGAAAGACGTCTCCCAAGCCGGACCAAAACCATTTGGACATCCGACACAAGAAAAGCAAGCCGCGGCCATCATACTTGCCCATCTTTAACTCGACGGCCGGTCCAACGGAACCGTTGGCGGTGGAGCCGGTGAAGCAATTTGCCGGCTCCTTCGTCGAGTCGCTCATCAACACAGCGGTTCTCAAAGCGAAGTTGTCCATGAACCAGCGCCTAGTTGCTTCTTCAAAACAAGAATGA